In Maridesulfovibrio zosterae DSM 11974, a genomic segment contains:
- the rpsJ gene encoding 30S ribosomal protein S10 — translation MVSMTSDRIRIKLKAYDYRILDKAVTEIVDTARNTGAAIAGPIPLPTQINRTTIQRSVHVDKKSREQFEMRIHKRLLDILEPTQQTVDALGKLSLPAGVDVEIKL, via the coding sequence ATGGTTTCTATGACTAGTGATCGTATCAGGATCAAGCTCAAGGCATACGATTACCGTATCCTTGATAAAGCAGTTACCGAGATTGTGGATACTGCCCGCAATACCGGAGCTGCTATCGCAGGTCCCATCCCACTGCCTACACAGATCAATCGTACAACGATTCAGCGTTCTGTGCACGTAGACAAAAAGTCTCGTGAGCAGTTTGAGATGAGAATCCACAAGCGTCTGCTTGACATTCTTGAACCCACCCAGCAGACAGTTGATGCCCTTGGTAAGCTTAGCCTTCCCGCTGGTGTTGACGTCGAAATTAAGCTCTAG